From the genome of Neomonachus schauinslandi chromosome 5, ASM220157v2, whole genome shotgun sequence, one region includes:
- the CD63 gene encoding CD63 antigen produces MAVEGGMKCVKFLLYVLLLAFCACAVGLIAVGVGAQLVLSQTITQGATPGSLLPVVIIAVGAFLFLVAFMGCCGACKENYCLMITFAIFLSLIMLVEVAAAIAGYVFRDKVMLEFNKDFRQQMQNYRKDNRTTLALDKMQEDFKCCGAANYTDWESVPSVPKGQVPDSCCINVTKDCGVSFQVKNIYPEGCVEKIGGWLRRNVLVVAAAALGIAFVEVLGIVFACCLVKSIRSGYEVM; encoded by the exons ATGGCGGTGGAAGGAGGAATGAAATGTGTCAAGTTCTTGCTCTACGTTCTTCTGCTGGCCTTCTGC GCCTGTGCAGTGGGGCTGATCGCTGTGGGTGTAGGGGCCCAGCTGGTCCTGAGTCAGACCATCACCCAGGGGGCCACGCCCGGCTCCCTGTTGCCGGTGGTCATCATCGCAGTCGGTGCCTTCCTCTTCCTGGTGGCCTTTATGGGCTGCTGTGGGGCCTGCAAGGAGAACTACTGTCTTATGATCACG TTTGCCATCTTCCTGTCACTCATCATGCTGGTGGAGGTGGCCGCAGCCATTGCTGGCTATGTGTTTAGAGACAAG gTGATGTTAGAATTTAATAAGGACTTCCGGCAGCAGATGCAGAATTATCGGAAAGACAACCGCACGACTTTGGCCCTGGACAAGATGCAGGAAGAT TTTAAATGCTGTGGGGCAGCTAACTACACGGACTGGGAGAGCGTCCCTAGCGTGCCCAAGGGCCAAGTCCCTGACTCCTGTTGCATCAATGTCACAAAGGACTGTGGGGTTTCCTTCCAAGTGAAGAACATCTACCCTGAG GGCTGTGTGGAGAAGATTGGGGGCTGGCTGAGGAGAAATGTGCTGGTGGTGGCCGCAGCAGCCCTGGGCATTGCCTTTGTGGAG GTACTGGGAATTGTCTTTGCCTGCTGCCTCGTGAAGAGTATCCGAAGTGGCTATGAAGTGATGTAG